A DNA window from Brachionichthys hirsutus isolate HB-005 chromosome 10, CSIRO-AGI_Bhir_v1, whole genome shotgun sequence contains the following coding sequences:
- the LOC137900456 gene encoding serpin H1-like, translating into MWVTNLVVLVLLITSASAATSASADKVLSSHATILADNSATLAFSLYQNLAKEKKIENILISPVVVASALGLVALGGQAATASQVKSILNAAKFKDEQLHAGLAELLTEVSDPKTRNVTWTISSRLYGPSSVTFVDDFVKSSKKHYNCDSAKINFKDKKSAVNAINGWASKSTDGKLPEVTKHVEKADGAMIINAMFFKPRWNEQFHNQMVDDRGFMVSRSYTVSLKMMHRTGMYDYYSDETNKLTILSMPLAHKKSTVVFIMPHHVETLERLEKMLTKDKLDAWMGKLQQMAVAVSLPKVSMEVSHNLQKQLGELGLTEAVDKSKAGLSKISGKKDLYLSDVFHASAMEWDTDGNEIDLSVFGTDKLKKPKLFYADHPFVFLVKDLKTKSILFIGRMVRPKGEKMRDEL; encoded by the exons ATGTGGGTCACAAACCTGGTAGTCCTAGTCCTCCTGATCACTTCAGCCTCAGCTGCCACCTCGGCCTCAGCAGACAAAGTCCTGAGCAGCCACGCCACCATCCTGGCAGACAACAGTGCAACACTGGCGTTCAGTCTCTACCAAAACCTGgctaaagagaaaaaaatagaaaatatccTCATCTCACCCGTGGTAGTGGCCTCCGCTCTGGGTCTGGTTGCTCTCGGGGGCCAGGCCGCCACTGCATCTCAGGTCAAATCCATTCTGAATGCCGCTAAATTCAAAGACGAGCAGCTACACGCCGGCCTGGCCGAACTCCTCACGGAAGTGAGCGACCCAAAGACCCGCAACGTCACCTGGACGATTAGCAGCCGCCTATATGGACCCAGCTCTGTCACCTTCGTTGATGATTTTGTCAAGAGCAGCAAGAAGCACTACAACTGTGATAGTGCCAAGATAAACTTCAAGGATAAGAAGAGCGCCGTAAACGCCATCAATGGGTGGGCGTCCAAGTCTACCGATGGAAAACTGCCCGAGGTTACCAAGCATGTAGAAAAGGCTGACGGCGCCATGATCATCAATGCTATGTTTTTCAAAC CTCGCTGGAATGAGCAGTTCCATAATCAAATGGTGGACGACCGTGGCTTCATGGTGTCCCGTAGCTACACGGTCTCCTTAAAGATGATGCACCGCACAG GCATGTATGACTACTATAGCGATGAAACCAACAAGCTGACCATCCTGAGCATGCCGCTGGCGCACAAGAAGTCTACTGTGGTCTTCATCATGCCTCACCATGTGGAGACTCTGGAGAGACTGGAGAAGATGCTGACCAAGGACAAGCTGGATGCGTGGATGGGCAAGTTGCAGCAGATGGCAGTGGCCGTGTCTCTGCCGAAAGTTAGCATGGAAGTCAGCCACAACCTGCAG AAACAGCTCGGGGAGCTGGGCCTGACAGAGGCTGTGGACAAATCCAAAGCCGGCTTGTCCAAAATCTCTGGGAAGAAGGACCTTTATCTGTCCGATGTATTCCACGCTTCTGCAATGGAATGGGACACTGATGGGAATGAAATTGACTTGAGCGTCTTCGGTACAGACAAGCTGAAGAAGCCGAAACTGTTCTATGCTGACCACCCCTTCGTCTTCCTGGTGAAGGACCTGAAGACAAAGTCCATCCTGTTCATCGGCAGGATGGTCAGACCAAAGGGAGAAAAGATGAGGGATGAGCTGTAA
- the samsn1b gene encoding SAM domain-containing protein SAMSN-1b: protein MKPEKKKTPETAESSQEQQEDQDSEEGVWSPFERPQPWTPFHHACHQPRPGPGVCRGEVSLPWATESERFESFIWELDNKQSDPSPPQAISSGTDLPLRQNTEQNGDLTDAEPQSRKVETSSGDGRKQATATLEKTAFNNRGVKRQDGDDGQVRNSLESLYSLKSGQSSSSGVTSGSDCSSNRDSLRLEDNLSYTRQFCGRARVHTDNVPSPYDTESLNLKVGDVIEVIAKPPMGIWTGMLNGRIGKFKFIYVDALTEESPGTHGETQTHKVRQASTVRELLRRIGLEEYSSSLQLNSYQTVDDLATLREHHLTGLRVTDPEHRRRLLAAVDSLQQLLFDSRLEANREGESLTMEKNTCPRDSGCHLPPCSSPVSLTEDAGLSGYPPAGEATASCG, encoded by the exons atgaaaccagagaagaagaagactccTGAAACTGCTGAGTCATCACAGGAACAGCAGGAGGACCAGGATTCAGAGGAAGGGGTTTGGAGCCCATTTGAGCGTCCTCAGCCCTGGACTCCCTTCCACCACGCCTGTCACCAGCCTCGCCCCGGACCGGGGGTCTGCAGGGGTGAGGTCTCGTTGCCCTGGGCGACGGAGTCGGAGCGTTTTGAGAGTTTCATATGGGAGCTGGACAACAAACAGTCCGATCCGTCTCCCCCACAAGCGATCAGCTCCGGCACAGATCTGCCGCTCCGGCAAAACACC GAGCAGAATGGCGATCTAACCGACGCAGAGCCGCAGAGCCGAAAGGTGGAGACCTCTTCAGGCGACGGACGGAAACAGGCGACGGCCACGCTGGAGAAAACGGCCTTCAAC AACAGAGGCGTGAAAAGACAAGATGGTGATGACGGGCAAGTCAGGAACTCTCTGGAAAGCCTCTACAGCCTCAAGAGTGGGCAAAGCTCCTCGA GTGGAGTCACCAGTGGGTCTGATTGCTCCAGTAACAGAGACAGTCTGAGGCTGGAGGACAATCTGTCCTACACAAGACAATTCTGTGGAAGAGCTAGAGTCCATACGGACAATGTGCCGAGTCCATACGACACCGAGTCCCTCAATCTCAAG GTGGGAGATGTGATTGAAGTCATCGCCAAGCCCCCCATGGGGATATGGACAGGTATGCTGAACGGCAGGATTGGAAAATTCAAATTTATTTATGTGGATGCGCTGACAGAGGAGAGTCCTGGCACACACGgggaaacacaaacgcacaaagtGAGGCAGGCGTCGACAGTCCGGGAGCTGTTAAGGCGCATCGGTCTGGAG GAGTATTCCTCGTCTCTGCAGCTGAACAGCTATCAAACGGTGGATGACTTGGCGACGCTGAGGGAGCATCACCTGACGGGCCTGCGTGTGACTGATCCGGAGCACCGGCGTCGTCTGCTCGCTGCTGTCGactccctgcagcagctcctct TTGATAGTCGCTTGGAGGCCAACCGGGAGGGCGAGAGCCTGACGATGGAGAAAAACACCTGCCCAAGAGACTCCGGCTGCCACTTGCCTCCGTGTAGCAGCCCTGTTAGCCTCACAGAGGATGCAGGTCTGTCCGGATACCCTCCGGCAGGGGAAGCGACAGCCTCGTGTGGTTGA
- the gdpd5a gene encoding glycerophosphodiester phosphodiesterase domain-containing protein 5, which translates to MVKHQPLQVYEKQPFLSFVTGVYGCRWKRYQRSQEDSSWWECTWFFLLCSSFLLLLFWTYFWLVAQNDFNEFNWSVYNLSGEWRDETIPILASTTVGFGYVAFLMILALFHVSLGQQLNLYWLHKIGVLAALLSTISGVVSIDDIWGDEWDILLVSLQATAPFLHLAALLTVTIISWLIAGYVMRRERTAFQVIVLLIYILLLLALYLAPLLFSCPCIMDRHSLRPRPDIIGRRGAPMLAPENTMASFGRALQHGASSLQADVTISVDGVPFLMRDRTLRRTTDVRKIFPSRQFEDSSFFNWTEIRSLNAGQWFLQSDPYWTADTLTARDRSRIGNQTVCSLVEMLRLAARANSSALLNIRTPPQEHPRSRNWFMDTLWAVQKAGISPKRVTWTPDTDRGRVRGLQQTAHEKLSMEALRQRGITSLTLRYGEASRSDMQEYLANNVSVSVYPVNVPWLFSILWCSGVPSVSSDAPQVLRKVPYPIWLMSRSAYNFIWISSDLVSLAVVVGIFCFQNYHTIRWRMSGMQNCNPEHIMLSAMTRQSSRDVNIMKEKLIFSELNNGVSSTEELSLFPENGDVRCSHGGLGR; encoded by the exons ATGGTGAAGCACCAACCCTTGCAGGTCTACGAGAAGCAGCCCTTCCTGTCCTTTGTCACCGGGGTCTACGGTTGCCGCTGGAAACGCTACCAGCGTTCCCAAGAGGACAGCTCCTGG TGGGAGTGCACGTGGTTCTTCCTCTTGTGCAGTTCGTTCCTTCTGCTTCTCTTCTGGACCTACTTCTGGTTGGTGGCTCAAAATGATTTCAACGAGTTTAACTG GTCCGTATACAACCTCTCTGGGGAATGGCGAGACGAGACCATCCCCATCCTGGCGTCCACCACCGTGGGATTCGGCTACGTCGCATTCTTAATG ATTCTAGCACTGTTCCACGTATCCTTGGGCCAGCAGCTGAACCTCTACTGGCTTCACAAG ATCGGCGTGCTGGCTGCGCTGCTCTCCACCATCTCCGGCGTCGTCTCCATTGATGACATTTGGGGCGATGAGTGGGACATCCTGCTCGTATCGCTGCAG GCCACGGCACCTTTCCTGCACCTCGCCGCCCTGCTGACGGTCACCATCATCAGCTGGTTAATAGCTGGATATGTGATGCGCCGAGAGAGAACCG CTTTCCAGGTGATTGTGCTGCTGATctacatcctcctcctcctggctctcTACCTGGCGCCGCTCCTGTTCTCCTGCCCCTGCATCATGGACCGCCACAGCCTCAGACCTCGACCGGACATCATCGGCCGTCGGGGGGCGCCCATG ctggCTCCGGAGAACACCATGGCGTCCTTCGGCAGAGCCCTGCAGCACGGAGCCAGCTCCCTGCAGGCAGACGTCACTATCAG TGTGGACGGGGTTCCCTTCCTGATGCGGGACCGCACCTTGAGAAGAACCACAGACGTCAGGAAGATATTTCCAAGCCGACAGTTTGAGGATTCCTCTTTCTTCAACTGGACCGAGATCCGCTCTCTAAACGCAGGCCAGTGGTTTCTGCAG AGCGACCCCTACTGGACAGCCGACACCCTTACAGCGAGGGACCGGAGCAGAATCGGGAATCAGACGGTGTGCAGTCTGGTGGAAATGCTCCGTCTGGCGGCCAGGGCCAACAGCTCGGCACTGCTCAACATCCGCACACCTCCGCAGGAGCACCCACGCTCCCGGAACTGGTTCATGGACACACTGTGGGCTGTGCAGAAAGCAGGGATCTCCCCAAAGAGG gtgacGTGGACCCCcgacacagacagagggagggtcCGGGGCCTTCAGCAGACGGCACACGAGAAGCTGTCGATGGAAGCGCTAAGGCAGCGAGGAATAACGAGCCTGACGCTCCGCTACGGCGAGGCCAGCCGTAGCGACATGCA GGAGTATCTGGCCAACAACGTGAGCGTGAGCGTCTACCCGGTGAACGTGCCCTGGCTCTTCTCCATCCTGTGGTGTAGCGGGGTGCCTTCCGTGTCCTCCGATGCCCCCCAAGTCCTCCGAAAGGTGCCTTACCCGATCTGGCTCATG AGCCGGAGCGCGTACAACTTCATCTGGATCTCCTCAGATCTGGTCTCCCTCGCTGTCGTCGTGGGGATCTTCTGTTTTCAGAA CTATCATACCATCAG GTGGAGGATGAGCGGGATGCAGAACTGTAATCCGGAGCATATCATGCTGAGCGCCATGACGCGTCAGTCCAGCCGGGACGTCAACATCATGAAGGAGAAGCTCATATTTTCCG AGCTTAACAACGGAGTCAGCAGTACCGAGGAGCTCTCCCTGTTTCCTGAGAACGGCGATGTGAGATGCTCTCACGGAGGCCTCGGCCGTTAA